A window from Oscillatoria sp. FACHB-1407 encodes these proteins:
- a CDS encoding IS1 family transposase — protein sequence MVREPIHCPSCNCTNIVKHGKSSKGKQRYKCGNTDCPRSTFLLQYAYQRYLPDVKQKISDMAVNGSGIRDTARVLHISPTTV from the coding sequence ATGGTTCGAGAACCCATCCACTGTCCTAGTTGTAATTGCACTAACATCGTTAAACACGGAAAGTCATCAAAAGGAAAACAACGATACAAGTGCGGCAATACCGATTGCCCCCGTTCTACTTTCCTCTTGCAATACGCTTATCAAAGATATTTGCCAGACGTTAAGCAGAAGATTAGCGATATGGCAGTCAACGGCAGTGGTATTCGGGATACCGCACGAGTCCTCCACATTAGCCCAACCACCGTA